A window of the Cytophagaceae bacterium genome harbors these coding sequences:
- a CDS encoding tetrathionate reductase family octaheme c-type cytochrome has protein sequence MRIDNTTYSKLRLIGIAALAVLGLVLIGFTIKTGLNTNKVVMPEPINPLEGRVLPHLDHSAYFKDSITSPTELTKTCLKCHPNSAKEVMKTPHWTWQSGDVMRNGKNIKTGKRNQVNNFCISVVGNWKSCVSCHAGYGWKDQNYDFTKEENVDCLVCHDGSGTYSKANYGMPDKSVDLKTVASSVRRPNRDNCGICHFNGGGGMGVKHGDLDESLLNANAELDIHIGKLNFQCIDCHETKHHAISGKLNTTYTEKTKVERFDCAKCHTEKPHKEHRLNEHTARIACQTCHIPEFARKRPTKMTWDWSKAGSTTRKDDAHEYLKIKGEFHYEEEVIPTYAWYTGKMERYITGDKLDNLEEHNINNPIGSRKDPKAKIWPFKVHHANQPYDPVNNILIPPLTSGDGGYWTKFDWKYAIAKGAELNNLPYSGKYGFTKTKMYWPINHMVSTKKNALTCVQCHSPEGRINWQQLGYKHDPAQGAGKTIKK, from the coding sequence ATGAGAATTGACAATACAACGTATAGTAAACTTCGGCTCATTGGCATAGCCGCTCTTGCAGTGCTAGGTTTGGTTTTGATTGGATTTACCATTAAAACTGGTCTTAATACCAACAAAGTGGTGATGCCGGAGCCAATCAATCCATTGGAAGGGCGTGTTTTGCCGCATCTGGATCACAGTGCTTATTTTAAAGATTCGATTACTTCTCCTACGGAGCTTACAAAAACCTGTTTGAAATGCCATCCAAACAGTGCCAAAGAGGTAATGAAAACGCCCCATTGGACCTGGCAAAGTGGTGATGTTATGAGAAACGGGAAGAATATTAAAACCGGAAAGAGAAATCAGGTCAATAATTTTTGTATCAGTGTGGTTGGCAACTGGAAATCCTGTGTTTCATGCCATGCAGGATATGGTTGGAAAGACCAGAACTATGATTTCACCAAAGAAGAAAATGTGGATTGCCTGGTATGTCATGATGGCTCCGGTACCTATTCAAAAGCCAATTACGGAATGCCTGACAAATCAGTAGATTTAAAAACCGTGGCTTCAAGCGTGCGTCGTCCTAATCGCGACAATTGCGGTATTTGCCACTTCAATGGTGGTGGTGGCATGGGTGTAAAACATGGTGACCTCGACGAATCCTTGCTTAATGCCAATGCAGAACTCGACATTCATATCGGTAAACTCAATTTTCAGTGTATAGATTGTCACGAAACCAAGCATCATGCGATTTCGGGTAAACTCAATACTACTTACACTGAAAAAACTAAAGTGGAACGTTTTGATTGTGCAAAATGCCACACCGAGAAACCACACAAAGAACACCGCCTCAACGAGCATACTGCACGCATCGCCTGTCAAACTTGTCATATTCCTGAGTTTGCAAGAAAACGTCCAACCAAAATGACCTGGGACTGGTCAAAAGCCGGTAGTACTACCAGAAAAGATGATGCCCACGAGTACCTGAAAATTAAAGGGGAGTTCCATTATGAAGAAGAAGTTATTCCTACTTATGCCTGGTACACCGGTAAAATGGAGCGTTATATTACGGGTGATAAACTAGATAATCTTGAAGAGCATAATATCAATAACCCTATTGGTTCTCGCAAAGATCCGAAAGCTAAAATCTGGCCTTTCAAAGTGCATCATGCCAATCAACCTTATGATCCGGTAAATAACATCCTGATTCCACCTCTTACAAGTGGTGATGGCGGTTACTGGACCAAATTTGACTGGAAATATGCCATTGCCAAAGGTGCAGAATTAAACAATCTGCCCTACAGTGGAAAATATGGATTCACAAAGACAAAAATGTATTGGCCAATTAACCATATGGTCTCTACGAAAAAAAATGCCTTGACTTGTGTTCAATGTCATTCGCCTGAAGGAAGAATAAACTGGCAACAGTTAGGTTATAAACACGATCCAGCTCAGGGAGCCGGAAAAACAATAAAAAAATAG
- a CDS encoding YeeE/YedE family protein, whose protein sequence is MKKRPNPVTNPYLAGSILGVVLYAAFVLTHSGLGASGAISRIQVAFAKLVWQSHVDKVGTFASMGAGDTNPLDHASVLLLFGTFLGGMISAWYNGRMKVEIFKGPKITNIQRLIFALLGGAIMGYGARFARGCTSGQALSGGALLSVGSWAFMLSIFAGGYAFAYFGRKLWSN, encoded by the coding sequence ATGAAAAAAAGACCCAATCCCGTCACCAACCCTTATTTAGCAGGGTCTATTTTAGGGGTAGTTCTATATGCCGCTTTTGTGTTAACTCATAGTGGCCTTGGGGCTTCAGGTGCTATAAGTCGTATTCAGGTGGCCTTTGCCAAGCTCGTGTGGCAATCGCACGTTGATAAAGTAGGAACGTTTGCATCCATGGGAGCAGGCGATACCAACCCGCTCGATCATGCCAGTGTTTTGCTTCTTTTTGGTACATTTTTAGGTGGAATGATTTCAGCATGGTATAATGGTCGTATGAAAGTCGAAATTTTCAAAGGACCAAAAATCACTAACATTCAAAGATTGATTTTCGCACTTCTTGGTGGGGCTATCATGGGTTATGGTGCCAGATTTGCCCGGGGATGTACTTCAGGGCAGGCATTGTCTGGAGGAGCCCTCCTTTCTGTGGGAAGCTGGGCATTCATGCTAAGCATTTTTGCCGGAGGTTATGCTTTTGCTTATTTTGGAAGAAAGCTGTGGTCTAATTAA